One segment of Dolichospermum sp. DET69 DNA contains the following:
- a CDS encoding bifunctional riboflavin kinase/FAD synthetase, which produces MLNLSQNGCSVWVASSTEGLLTPTAVALGKFDGVHLGHQRVIQPVLQSAWSGENLDHTDGKNPRPYSTVVTFDPHPHEFFTGQPRDLLTPLDEKVAQLRSLGVEQLVLLPFDRELSALSPEEFVDKILVQQLQCQQISVGQDFCFGKKRMGTAQDLQILAAKYNIPVTIVPIKTDTDSFLTTDDTRISTSLIRESLEAGDIQKANRLLGRPYSLTGVVVAGQKLGRTIGFPTANMQLPKDKFLPRHGVYAVKVIISDNSPIQQFGVMNIGNRPTVNGIDTRVEVHLLDWSSDLYRKNLVVQLVKFLRPEQKFPSLEALKNQIQLDSTAAQEIFNS; this is translated from the coding sequence GTGTTAAATTTGTCTCAAAATGGGTGTTCTGTATGGGTTGCTTCTTCAACAGAAGGACTGCTGACACCAACTGCTGTTGCTCTTGGCAAATTTGATGGTGTTCATCTTGGTCATCAAAGAGTAATTCAGCCAGTATTGCAGTCAGCATGGAGTGGAGAAAATTTAGACCACACAGACGGCAAAAATCCCCGCCCATACTCAACCGTTGTTACTTTTGATCCCCATCCCCATGAGTTTTTTACGGGACAACCCCGTGATTTGTTAACACCACTGGATGAAAAAGTTGCCCAATTGCGATCGCTTGGAGTAGAACAATTAGTATTATTACCTTTTGATAGAGAATTATCTGCCCTTTCCCCGGAAGAATTTGTAGACAAAATCCTGGTTCAACAACTGCAATGTCAACAAATTAGCGTTGGCCAAGATTTTTGTTTTGGCAAAAAACGTATGGGTACTGCCCAAGATTTGCAAATACTCGCGGCTAAATATAATATACCTGTTACCATAGTTCCTATAAAAACTGATACAGATAGCTTCCTCACAACAGATGATACTCGTATCAGTACCTCATTAATCCGGGAAAGTTTGGAAGCAGGAGATATTCAAAAAGCAAATCGTCTTTTAGGAAGACCTTACAGCCTCACAGGTGTAGTAGTAGCAGGTCAAAAATTAGGTAGAACTATCGGTTTTCCTACTGCCAATATGCAACTACCAAAAGACAAATTTTTACCTCGTCATGGTGTCTATGCAGTCAAAGTGATCATTTCAGACAACTCTCCTATTCAGCAATTTGGGGTCATGAATATCGGTAATCGTCCCACTGTTAACGGTATAGATACCCGTGTAGAAGTACATTTGTTAGATTGGTCTAGTGATTTATATAGAAAAAATTTGGTAGTACAGCTAGTAAAATTTTTGCGTCCCGAACAGAAATTTCCTTCCTTAGAAGCTTTGAAAAACCAAATTCAACTAGATTCCACAGCAGCTCAAGAAATTTTTAATTCTTAA
- a CDS encoding energy-coupling factor ABC transporter ATP-binding protein: protein MLYLKNLTYHPTACPKAILQAINLELPPQKLGLIIGPSGSGKSTLLEILSGLADPTAGGVFWREQGLIAEQLQQLAGIVFQFPERHFCGGTILEELRLGHPELGTEQVKQALTEVGLDHLSLSASPHALSGGQQRRLALAVQLIRQPNVLLLDEPTAGLDWSMRRQLVNLLAKLKKDWTLLVVTHDAGDMLPIADYCWTLDHGVLTSGVRSQESGVRI, encoded by the coding sequence ATGCTATATCTTAAAAATCTAACTTATCATCCCACAGCTTGCCCAAAAGCAATTCTCCAAGCTATAAATTTAGAATTACCACCCCAGAAACTAGGTTTAATTATTGGTCCTAGTGGTTCGGGTAAAAGTACCTTATTAGAAATTTTATCTGGATTAGCAGATCCTACCGCTGGTGGGGTTTTTTGGAGAGAGCAGGGACTCATTGCTGAACAACTACAACAATTAGCAGGAATAGTCTTTCAATTTCCTGAACGACACTTTTGCGGGGGGACAATTTTAGAAGAATTGCGCTTAGGACATCCCGAATTAGGAACAGAACAAGTTAAACAAGCCTTAACAGAAGTTGGATTAGATCATTTATCCTTATCTGCATCACCCCACGCTTTAAGCGGGGGACAACAGCGACGTTTAGCTTTAGCGGTACAATTAATTCGTCAGCCCAATGTATTATTATTAGATGAACCTACAGCGGGTTTGGATTGGTCAATGCGCCGCCAACTGGTGAATTTACTAGCCAAACTGAAAAAAGATTGGACATTGTTAGTTGTAACACATGATGCTGGTGATATGTTACCAATAGCTGATTATTGTTGGACATTAGATCATGGTGTTTTAACATCAGGAGTCAGGAGTCAGGAGTCAGGAGTCAGGATTTAA
- the rsmG gene encoding 16S rRNA (guanine(527)-N(7))-methyltransferase RsmG translates to MDLESSPINSLPEMAEIWQKTLNWQPTNSQEDKFQQLYQLIIAGNRQLNLTRITEPEEFWEKHLWDSLRGIAPKQHFIPGIEKSKQIIDIGTGAGFPGIPISLLFPNSQVTLLDSTGKKITFIEEILSILAISNAKTLLGRAEEIGQEYEHRQHYDVAVIRAVSNVSVCAEYTLPLVKKGGLAVIYRGTWTQEENESLENAVMQLGGVIELIEEFSTPLSNSIRHCLYLRKVTNTPISFPRAVGIPVQKPL, encoded by the coding sequence ATGGATTTAGAATCTTCACCAATAAATAGTTTGCCAGAAATGGCAGAAATATGGCAAAAAACTTTAAATTGGCAACCAACAAATTCTCAAGAAGATAAATTTCAACAACTTTATCAATTAATCATTGCCGGAAATCGCCAACTTAACTTAACTCGCATTACTGAACCTGAAGAATTTTGGGAAAAACATCTTTGGGATTCTTTGCGGGGAATTGCACCAAAACAACATTTTATCCCCGGTATTGAAAAGAGTAAGCAGATAATTGATATTGGTACGGGTGCGGGTTTTCCAGGTATTCCAATTTCTCTACTTTTTCCTAATTCTCAAGTAACGCTTTTAGATTCTACAGGCAAGAAAATTACTTTTATTGAAGAAATTTTATCTATACTTGCTATTAGTAATGCTAAAACTTTACTAGGGAGAGCGGAAGAAATTGGTCAAGAATATGAACACAGGCAACATTATGATGTTGCCGTAATTCGAGCAGTAAGTAATGTTTCTGTGTGTGCTGAATATACTCTACCTTTAGTTAAAAAAGGTGGTTTGGCGGTAATTTATCGCGGTACTTGGACACAAGAGGAAAATGAGAGTTTAGAAAATGCTGTCATGCAATTGGGTGGAGTAATAGAACTAATTGAAGAATTTTCCACACCTTTGAGTAATAGTATTCGTCATTGTCTTTATTTGCGAAAAGTAACCAACACACCAATTAGTTTTCCCCGTGCTGTTGGTATACCAGTGCAAAAGCCTTTGTAA
- a CDS encoding DUF3531 family protein, whose protein sequence is MQIQFREFNPFDVWIWLKFSNVPSQREKQYVEEVFNSWFYLGKLGGFNAENLQIQDTGLDISYMDYDAKGYDKSFMALMHNMGEFEYEGEWGRCWFDLGTSDAIALDILINALTQLTEEYVTIEELYIGGENSDWSIEDSESRPTSIYDNE, encoded by the coding sequence ATGCAAATACAATTTCGCGAGTTTAATCCTTTTGATGTTTGGATTTGGTTGAAGTTCAGCAATGTTCCTTCCCAACGGGAAAAACAATATGTAGAAGAAGTCTTTAATTCCTGGTTTTATCTCGGTAAATTGGGGGGATTTAATGCGGAAAATCTGCAAATCCAAGATACAGGACTTGATATCAGCTATATGGATTATGATGCAAAAGGTTATGATAAAAGCTTCATGGCTTTAATGCACAATATGGGTGAGTTTGAATATGAAGGAGAATGGGGGCGTTGTTGGTTTGATTTAGGCACAAGTGATGCGATCGCCTTAGATATTCTTATTAACGCCCTAACTCAATTAACTGAAGAATATGTCACTATTGAAGAACTATATATTGGTGGTGAAAATTCAGATTGGTCTATAGAAGATAGTGAAAGTCGTCCCACTTCAATTTACGATAATGAATAA
- a CDS encoding tetratricopeptide repeat protein yields MIKQFLRPQFMIFWRSPAFLKVTVTTSILLNILVNPSFAGDPFRSREPHKIGNQTEAVFNAIFQQGNYPAAKDALQKAVSSEANEPLIYAIQASLAYQNQDLASLAKYSTKTLETGQNLVASDPLRGNLYTAVGHFLEGATILSREGTVNGAAQALTRLRRVYTYLDRAEEISANDPELNLIRGYMDLMLAVNLPFTSPDDAIEKLQKNAAPSYLVDRGIALAYRDLKQYSQALDYVNRALKTTADNPEIYYLKAQILHEKGKAEKSQNLIKEAITNFDKALAKKSQLPANLVKQIESERNQAVKSQ; encoded by the coding sequence ATGATTAAACAGTTTTTAAGGCCTCAATTTATGATATTCTGGCGATCGCCCGCATTTTTAAAAGTGACTGTGACTACTTCAATCCTTTTAAATATTTTGGTAAATCCCTCTTTTGCGGGTGATCCATTTCGCTCTCGAGAACCTCATAAAATTGGAAATCAGACCGAAGCCGTTTTTAATGCTATTTTTCAACAAGGAAATTACCCAGCAGCCAAAGATGCTTTGCAAAAAGCCGTCTCTAGCGAAGCCAATGAACCTTTAATTTATGCTATCCAGGCCTCTTTAGCATATCAAAATCAAGATTTGGCTAGTTTAGCAAAATACAGTACAAAAACTTTGGAAACTGGACAAAATCTCGTTGCTAGTGACCCATTACGTGGTAATTTATACACTGCTGTTGGTCATTTTTTGGAAGGGGCGACAATTTTGAGTCGAGAAGGGACTGTAAATGGTGCAGCACAGGCTTTGACTCGATTGCGAAGAGTTTATACATATCTTGACAGAGCCGAGGAGATTTCTGCCAATGATCCAGAGTTAAACTTAATTCGTGGCTATATGGATTTAATGTTAGCTGTGAATTTACCTTTTACTAGTCCAGATGATGCTATTGAAAAGTTACAAAAAAACGCAGCACCTAGTTATTTAGTAGATCGAGGTATTGCTTTAGCATATCGAGATTTAAAACAATACTCCCAGGCTTTAGATTATGTCAACCGCGCTTTAAAAACAACTGCCGATAACCCGGAAATTTATTATCTTAAAGCCCAAATTCTTCATGAAAAGGGGAAAGCGGAAAAAAGCCAGAATTTAATTAAGGAAGCAATAACTAATTTTGACAAAGCATTAGCCAAAAAATCCCAACTTCCTGCTAATTTAGTTAAACAAATCGAATCTGAACGCAATCAAGCTGTTAAAAGTCAGTAG